One window of the Solanum stenotomum isolate F172 chromosome 11, ASM1918654v1, whole genome shotgun sequence genome contains the following:
- the LOC125844216 gene encoding U-box domain-containing protein 33-like, with product MELLTPSPPPSPTPPNFPSGFSSMASFRRGFYRTSQIVAPQSREVVVEEEEEQQGSKVFVAVGKYVDKGVALVQWACKTFGNSEICILHVLQPSPYIPTLLGKLPVTQANAKMVAAFRNAEREEAWKLISRYLSVCCKSKVKASVAIVESDQVLKGILDFVNKHNIRKLIIGAIPDCVKVKKSSRKASYAATKFPTFCEIFFVYKGRLIWSRQPPECSSFIAPISPNTQAGAVDVCGLRSQCLKSCKNEVILFPERVQSSSSRDLVSSGIKKLVLEAGIPSQTDLRFKDFSSSSRSNLISVPSLSISTSSIHDSSCVSSAEQMVPPDAEMESLYKQLAEVGTEFESSRNEAFAEIMKRKKLEAEAEEAIRKIKAFESAHAHEVELRKEAEDALETTLLEKEKLLMEKKEKTYELCKAMRNIALLDSRAQEADRRCEEIAGELTLIHSSISTLQQEKQKLQQQNSEAMHWINSWKNRGKDGGQSASDLAECSVSLGLVEFSSSDLQTATCNFSESFRIGQGGYGDVFKGELSDKTVVIKQLHHYNMQQPSHFFEQVEILAKLRHPHLVTLLGVCPESWCLVHEYFPGLSLQDRLFCKNNTRPMNWKMRARILAEIASALLFLHSSYPEKIVHGDLRPENVLIDSTGSCKICDVGISSLIPKQVLRCPSFNRLSEPKGLFAYTDPEFQETGVLTPKSDIYALGLIILQMLTGRTLAGLVNEVRRAVLYAQLDSLLDLSTGEWSTFVSRRLAELALQCCELNSRDRPELTSSLVMELKNLNELEEQSVPSFFLCPIRQDIMNDPQVAADGFTYEGEAIEGWLESGHDTSPMTNLKLSHLELTPNHALRLAIKDWLCNL from the exons ATGGAGTTGCTAAccccttctcctcctccttctccaaCTCCTCCAAATTTCCCTTCTGGGTTTTCTTCAATGGCCAGTTTCCGACGTGGATTTTACAGGACAAGCCAAATCGTTGCTCCTCAATCGAGAGAAGTTGtggtagaagaagaagaagaacaacaagGGTCTAAAGTATTTGTAGCTGTGGGTAAATATGTTGACAAAGGTGTTGCTTTGGTTCAGTGGGCTTGTAAGACATTTGGGAATTCTGAGATTTGTATTCTTCATGTTCTTCAACCTTCTCCATATATACCCACTTTGT TGGGAAAATTGCCAGTTACTCAGGCTAATGCAAAAATGGTAGCCGCATTTCGAAATGCAGAGAGAGAAGAGGCTTGGAAACTTATATCTCGTTATTTGAGTGTATGCTGCAAATCAAAG GTTAAAGCAAGTGTTGCTATAGTTGAATCAGATCAAGTCCTAAAAGGAATTCTGGATTTTGTCAACAAGCATAACATCAGGAAGCTTATAATTGGGGCTATACCGGA TTGTGTGAAGGTTAAGAAAAGCTCCAGGAAAGCAAGTTATGCTGCCACAAAGTTCCCTACATTCTGTGAAATATTCTTCGTCTACAAAGGAAGATTAATCTGGAGTAGACAACCTCCTGAATGCTCAAGCTTCATTGCACCTATTTCTCCTAATACTCAAGCAGGGGCTGTTGATGTATGCGGTTTAAGATCTCAGTGTCTGAAGTCTTGCAAGAATGAGGTTATCCTGTTCCCAGAACGTGTTCAGTCAAGCTCGTCTAGGGACCTGGTGTCATctggaataaaaaaattagttctTGAAGCGGGGATTCCATCACAAACTGATTTACGGTTCAAGGATTTTTCTTCTTCCAGCAGAAGCAATCTGATCAGTGTTCCTAGTTTATCTATTTCAACAAGCTCTATTCATGATAGCAGTTGTGTTTCTTCTGCTGAACAAATGGTGCCCCCTGATGCGGAGATGGAAAGTTTATACAAACAGCTGGCAGAAGTCGGCACAGAATTTGAATCATCAAGGAATGAAGCTTTTGCAGAGATTATGAAGCGCAAAAAACTGGAAGCTGAAGCTGAAGAAGCCATCAGAAAG ATAAAAGCATTTGAATCTGCTCATGCACATGAAGTTGAACTGAGGAAGGAAGCTGAGGATGCTCTGGAAACTACATTGCTGGAAAAAGAAAAGCTCTTGAtggagaaaaaggagaaaacttATGAGCTGTGCAAGGCCATGAGAAATATAGCCCTCCTGGATAGTCGTGCACAGGAGGCCGATCGACGGTGTGAAGAGATTGCTGGAGAATTGACATTGATTCACTCCTCCATATCAACTCTCCAGCAGGAGAAGCAGAAACTTCAGCAGCAAAATAGTGAGGCCATGCACTGGATTAATTCGTGGAAGAATCGTGGAAAAGATGGAGGACAAAGTGCAAGTGACTTGGCTGAGTGCTCTGTATCACTTGGGTTGGTTGAGTTTTCATCCTCCGATTTGCAGACAGCAACATGCAATTTTTCTGAGAGCTTCAGGATTGGTCAGGGAGGATATGGTGATGTGTTTAAAGGAGAACTCTCAGATAAAACTGTAGTCATTAAGCAGTTGCATCATTATAATATGCAACAGCCATCACATTTTTTTGAACAG GTGGAAATTCTAGCTAAGTTACGTCATCCTCATCTGGTCACCTTACTTGGTGTATGTCCAGAATCTTGGTGCCTTGTTCATGAATATTTTCCTGGCTTGAGCCTCCAAGATCGCCTCTTTTGCAAAAACAACACTCGTCCCATGAATTGGAAGATGCGAGCACGAATTCTTGCTGAAATTGCAAGCGCACTTCTGTTTTTGCACTCTTCATACCCTGAAAAGATTGTACATGGGGATCTGAGGCCTGAGAATGTGCTCATTGATTCTACAGGCAGCTGTAAAATATGTGATGTCGGCATATCTAGTCTGATACCTAAGCAAGTCCTACGATGCCCAAGTTTCAATCGCCTTAGTGAACCAAAGGGCCTGTTCGCCTACACTGATCCTGAATTTCAAGAAACTGGAGTTCTGACACCTAAATCGGACATCTATGCACTTGGACTTATTATCCTTCAAATGCTCACTGGAAGAACTCTAGCAGGACTAGTGAATGAAGTACGCAGGGCAGTCTTATATGCACAATTAGACTCTCTTTTGGATTTATCTACTGGAGAATGGTCTACATTTGTGTCAAGGAGGTTAGCAGAACTGGCATTGCAATGCTGTGAATTAAACAGTAGGGATAGGCCTGAGCTGACATCATCTCTTGTAATGGAACTAAAGAACTTGAATGAGTTGGAAGAACAATCAGTGCCCTCCTTTTTCTTATGTCCGATTCGCCAG GACATAATGAATGACCCCCAGGTTGCTGCAGACGGGTTCACATATGAAGGAGAGGCCATTGAAGGATGGCTGGAAAGTGGTCATGATACTTCTCCAATGACCAATTTGAAACTAAGCCATTTGGAGCTAACTCCCAACCATGCCCTGCGACTTGCTATCAAGGATTGGCTCTGCAACTTATAA